In the genome of Magnolia sinica isolate HGM2019 chromosome 2, MsV1, whole genome shotgun sequence, one region contains:
- the LOC131228065 gene encoding pentatricopeptide repeat-containing protein At3g62890-like — MLRSPATPPNKFTFTFLLKSCLKNSAPHFVKHIHCHLTLFGFASDPFLQTALVSLYADTGLIEMARHVFDKMPHRDIVSYTALVSAYASCGLVDAARQAFDEMPERNAVSWGAVIAAYSQSGQHVEALALFRDMQRVAGVDPTEATLVSVLSSAAHVSALKEGDWVHRYIWRNRIPLTASLGTALLTMYAKCGSIVDAMNVFDEMPQRDAPAWTAMILALATHGQCNQALHFFNRMVSLGFRPDRVTFIGVLTACSHGGFLDTGRYHFACMKDFYNIAPGVEHYGCMVDILGRTGHVEEAWNLVQAMPVEPDTLVLKGLLSACSNHGYVSFAEWTFKKLIALDASNASPYVMLANTFASVGKWSNAEGVRKMMRDRGVAKTAGCSLIELDGVVHQFVAGDNEDHPEIEVIRAMLHGMGQVLIDGHGEHV; from the coding sequence ATGCTCCGATCCCCTGCCACCCCTCCTAACAAATTCACCTTCACTTTCCTCCTCAAATCCTGCCTCAAAAACTCAGCTCCGCATTTCGTCAAACACATTCACTGCCATCTCACCCTATTCGGCTTCGCGTCCGATCCCTTCCTTCAAACAGCTCTCGTCAGCCTGTATGCTGATACCGGGCTAATTGAAATGGCACGGCATGTGTTCGACAAAATGCCTCACAGAGACATCGTCTCTTACACTGCATTGGTCTCTGCTTATGCCAGTTGTGGCCTGGTAGATGCTGCTCGCCAGGCGTTCGATGAGATGCCTGAACGAAATGCCGTTTCGTGGGGTGCAGTGATTGCGGCCTACTCGCAAAGCGGGCAGCATGTGGAAGCCTTGGCTCTCTTCCGTGACATGCAGCGGGTTGCAGGAGTGGACCCCACTGAGGCCACTCTGGTCTCAGTTCTATCCTCTGCGGCGCATGTCAGTGCCCTCAAGGAAGGGGATTGGGTGCACAGATACATCTGGCGCAACCGCATCCCTCTGACTGCAAGCCTTGGCACCGCACTTCTGACCATGTATGCAAAATGCGGGTCTATAGTAGATGCAATgaacgtgtttgatgaaatgcctcaaaGAGATGCACCTGCTTGGACGGCCATGATTTTGGCACTTGCTACCCATGGGCAATGCAATCAAGCACTGCATTTCTTCAATAGGATGGTTAGTTTAGGATTTAGACCGGACCGCGTCACATTCATCGGGGTCCTAACAGCGTGCAGCCATGGTGGTTTTCTCGACACGGGTCGCTATCACTTTGCCTGTATGAAAGACTTCTATAACATCGCTCCGGGAGTAGAACATTATGGGTGTATGGTGGACATTCTTGGCCGAACCGGGCACGTTGAGGAGGCGTGGAATTTGGTACAAGCAATGCCTGTGGAGCCTGACACCTTGGTGCTCAAGGGCCTTCTAAGTGCTTGTTCTAACCATGGCTATGTGAGCTTCGCCGAGTGGACTTTTAAGAAGCTTATAGCACTAGATGCCAGCAATGCCTCTCCGTATGTGATGCTGGCGAATACATTCGCAAGCGTCGGTAAATGGTCCAATGCGGAGGGAGtgaggaagatgatgagagatagAGGGGTGGCAAAGACGGCCGGGTGTAGTCTGATTGAGTTGGATGGGGTTGTTCATCAGTTTGTAGCTGGAGATAATGAAGATCATCCTGAAATTGAAGTGATCAGGGCCATGTTGCATGGAATGGGCCAGGTTTTAATAGATGGTCACGGTGAGCATGTATAG